In Homo sapiens chromosome 22 genomic patch of type NOVEL, GRCh38.p14 PATCHES HSCHR22_7_CTG1, one DNA window encodes the following:
- the LOC107987478 gene encoding cytochrome P450 2D6-like produces the protein MGLEALVPLAVIVAIFLLLVDLMHRRQRWAARYSPGPLPLPGLGNLLHVDFQNTPYCFDQLRRRFGDVFSLQLAWTPVVVLNGLAAVREALVTHGEDTADRPPVPITQILGFGPRSQGVFLARYGPAWREQRRFSVSTLRNLGLGKKSLEQWVTEEAACLCAAFANHSGRPFRPNGLLDKAVSNVIASLTCGRRFEYDDPRFLRLLDLAQEGLKEESGFLREVLNAVPVLLHIPALAGKVLRFQKAFLTQLDELLTEHRMTWDPAQPPRDLTEAFLAEMEKAKGNPESSFNDENLRIVVADLFSAGMVTTSTTLAWGLLLMILHPDVQRRVQQEIDDVIGQVRRPEMGDQAHMPYTTAVIHEVQRFGDIVPLGVTHMTSRDIEVQGFRIPKGTTLITNLSSVLKDEAVWEKPFRFHPEHFLDAQGHFVKPEAFLPFSAGRRACLGEPLARMELFLFFTSLLQHFSFSVAAGQPRPSHSRVVSFLVTPSPYELCAVPR, from the exons ATGGGGCTAGAAGCACTGGTGCCCCTGGCCGTGATAGTGGCCATCTTCCTGCTCCTGGTGGACCTGATGCACCGGCGCCAACGCTGGGCTGCACGCTACTCACCAGGCCCCCTGCCACTGCCCGGGCTGGGCAACCTGCTGCATGTGGACTTCCAGAACACACCATACTGCTTCGACCAG TTGCGGCGCCGCTTCGGGGACGTGTTCAGCCTGCAGCTGGCCTGGACGCCGGTGGTCGTGCTCAATGGGCTGGCGGCCGTGCGCGAGGCGCTGGTGACCCACGGCGAGGACACCGCCGACCGCCCGCCTGTGCCCATCACCCAGATCCTGGGTTTTGGGCCGCGTTCCCAAG GGGTGTTCCTGGCGCGCTATGGGCCCGCGTGGCGCGAGCAGAGGCGCTTCTCCGTCTCCACCTTGCGCAACTTGGGCCTGGGCAAGAAGTCGCTGGAGCAGTGGGTGACCGAGGAGGCCGCCTGCCTTTGTGCCGCCTTCGCCAACCACTCCG GACGCCCCTTTCGCCCCAACGGTCTCTTGGACAAAGCCGTGAGCAACGTGATCGCCTCCCTCACCTGCGGGCGCCGCTTCGAGTACGACGACCCTCGCTTCCTCAGGCTGCTGGACCTAGCTCAGGAGGGACTGAAGGAGGAGTCGGGCTTTCTGCGCGAG GTGCTGAATGCTGTCCCCGTCCTCCTGCATATCCCAGCGCTGGCTGGCAAGGTCCTACGCTTCCAAAAGGCTTTCCTGACCCAGCTGGATGAGCTGCTAACTGAGCACAGGATGACCTGGGACCCAGCCCAGCCCCCCCGAGACCTGACTGAGGCCTTCCTGGCAGAGATGGAGAAG GCCAAGGGGAACCCTGAGAGCAGCTTCAATGATGAGAACCTGCGCATAGTGGTGGCTGACCTGTTCTCTGCCGGGATGGTGACCACCTCGACCACGCTGGCCTGGGGCCTCCTGCTCATGATCCTACATCCGGATGTGCAGC GCCGTGTCCAACAGGAGATCGACGACGTGATAGGGCAGGTGCGGCGACCAGAGATGGGTGACCAGGCTCACATGCCCTACACCACTGCCGTGATTCATGAGGTGCAGCGCTTTGGGGACATCGTCCCCCTGGGTGTGACCCATATGACATCCCGTGACATCGAAGTACAGGGCTTCCGCATCCCTAAG GGAACGACACTCATCACCAACCTGTCATCGGTGCTGAAGGATGAGGCCGTCTGGGAGAAGCCCTTCCGCTTCCACCCCGAACACTTCCTGGATGCCCAGGGCCACTTTGTGAAGCCGGAggccttcctgcctttctcagcAG gccGCCGTGCATGCCTCGGGGAGCCCCTGGCCCGCATGgagctcttcctcttcttcacctCCCTGCTGCAGCACTTCAGCTTCTCCGTGGCCGCCGGACAGCCCCGGCCCAGCCACTCTCGTGTCGTCAGCTTTCTGGTGACCCCATCCCCCTATGAGCTTTGTGCTGTGCCCCGCTAG
- the LOC112268342 gene encoding uncharacterized protein LOC112268342: MGQSGQDYSSLIVWVSGLCHPSHLPLQRRKVKSRKKPTSEVTTPRRPGGLNAAAPKEEAAVLSQEGEQENKKVQKEVAAYPSEASEDSKEQRPWDRVYVPMTELWLDWF; the protein is encoded by the exons ATGGGCCAGTCGGGGCAGGACTACTCATCACTCATAGTGTGGGTGTCAGGGTTGTGtcacccctcccacctccctctgcaGAGACGCAAAGTCAAGAGTAGGAAGAAGCCAACCTCTGAG GTCACGACCCCCAGGAGACCTGGAGGACTGAATGCTGCTGCCCCCAAGGAGGAGGCTGCCGTCTTATCCCAGGAGGGAGAGCAG gaaaataaaaaggttCAAAAGGAAGTTGCTGCGTATCCATCTG AGGCCTCTGAGGACAGCAAAGAGCAAAGGCCCTGGGACCGGGTCTACGTGCCCATGACAGAGCTCTGGCTGGACTGGTTCTGA